CGATAAGGTCACGGGTAACCGAACGCGCGTCAAAGTTGTGAAAAACAAACTCGCTGCTCCATTTAGAGAGCACGAATTCGACATTATGTACGGAATGGGTATTTCCAAGGTCGGCGATTTACTCGACCTCGGTACAGATGTTGGCATCATCGACAAGAGCGGCTCTTGGTACTCATACCAAGGCGACCGTTTGGGACAGGGCCGTGAGCAATCAAGTAATTTCCTCCTCGGTAACCCTGAAGTGATGAAAGATATTGAAGAGCGTATTCGTCTCCACTTCGGACTCGTACCTGAGGTACAGGGCGAAGCTAAAGAGCCAGAGCAAGGCAACGCTCCTGCTAAAGAAGGCACCGGTAAGAAAAGTAAATCAAGTGGTCGCCGGGCGCCACGCGGCAGCGCACAAAACTAATTTTCTTCGTTAGCCATTCCCCTCCGTATGCGGGCTTCAAGATCCCTCCTGAAGCCCGCGTACACCTAAAGCATCTCTTAATATCGCAACGCCCTCTTTGATCACTTGCCCATCTGGCGCTGGCACGCTAAGTGCGGCCCTTGAAGCCTGATTCACGCGTTTCAGGTGAAGGGACGAGAGTTATGATTAGTGAACAAGAAATGCCAAAGGCGCTCGAACTAGACGCCAAATCCAAGCGATACCTCAAAAGTATGGCTCATCACATGCGAGCAATCGTCACCGTGGGCCAACATGGCGTCACCGAAGGTGTGATTGGAGCTATTGATGTAGCACTTCTTCAGCACGAACTCATTAAGGTTCGGATGCACGAGCCCGACAACAAAAAGCAGGCGGCGCAGGACTTAGCC
This genomic stretch from Deltaproteobacteria bacterium harbors:
- the yhbY gene encoding ribosome assembly RNA-binding protein YhbY, producing MISEQEMPKALELDAKSKRYLKSMAHHMRAIVTVGQHGVTEGVIGAIDVALLQHELIKVRMHEPDNKKQAAQDLAAQTGSCMCALIGHTVVLYRPHPEEPEIKLPR